A single region of the Plasmodium chabaudi chabaudi strain AS genome assembly, chromosome: 3 genome encodes:
- a CDS encoding acyl-CoA synthetase, putative has protein sequence MKLYSLLGIIIYALVPSKYKCQEKKQGLVTYTKVHTSSTNENESDIYKAIDKQDSGYKHILDFLTETGQKNQNMTAVVENAFGKRIETYTYKHLMDKANAFSSVLDSYDGGVPEKLYDEKENDGKFKILGIYGNNSMNWLVADFAAMSSGVTSLVMHSRFSIDEVTNILNESKLEWLCLDLKHAKSLLERLKELPHLKKLIILDHIPNSDPKKQKELNKNDNTDQKSLKGSRKTKDSSSTSEEAKHKELLENSKQNLYDTYMKVEQTAKKHNIEIFTMEYAMEKLAKGGGAKKNKNKSPNFISTIIYTSGTSGQPKGVMLSNKNLYNAVLESDNSKLLDFFPTKFHLSYLPMSHVLERIVIYFCISRGISINIFSNDINYFSTDMLGSEASVIVGVPKIFNKIYSGIQTEIANLSSAKRFFVNKALDIRRSHRHGKLDRFVESITGISKKIRNKINPTLKMFLNGGGKLSSDVEKELSLLLDIDIYQGFGMTETAGPIFVQDPRDKSDNTVGGPHVKSVEYKVSTWETYDAKSKPPKGELLIKSDQLFRGYFLKDDLTKSSYAKDNYFKTGDVVQINQNGSITFLDRSKGLLKLSQGEYIETETINNLYSMIPYINYCVAYADDTMDGPMAILSVDKNLFSQHLENDGIFDKLNITRKEFVDKVLDEEVNKQKEYVDYIKKDMLETFNKTNLSRYNLINDIYITMGIWDTSNYLTPTFKVKRFKLINDYDFYFQKVKSKYKDKLKGQKAPAKS, from the coding sequence atgaaGCTGTATAGCTTGCTGGGGATCATAATTTATGCACTGGTCCCATCGAAGTATAAATGccaagaaaaaaaacagggTCTTGTTACGTATACTAAAGTGCATACATCATCAACCAACGAAAATGAATCAGATATTTATAAAGCAATAGATAAACAAGATTCAGGATATAAGCATATTCTTGATTTCTTAACGGAGACAGGACAAAAAAACCAGAATATGACTGCAGTAGTTGAAAATGCATTTGGAAAACGTATTGAAACATATACTTACAAACATCTGATGGATAAGGCTAATGCATTTTCATCTGTTTTAGATTCATATGATGGAGGTGTTcctgaaaaattatatgacgaaaaagaaaatgatggtaaatttaaaatattaggtatatatggaaataatTCAATGAATTGGCTAGTAGCAGATTTTGCTGCTATGAGTAGTGGTGTTACTAGCTTAGTTATGCATTCGAGATTTAGTATTGATGAAGTtactaatattttaaatgaatcGAAATTAGAATGGTTATGTTTAGATTTAAAGCATGCAAAATCATTATTAGAAAGATTAAAAGAATTGCcccatttaaaaaaacttatAATACTTGATCATATCCCAAATAGTGATCCTAAGAAGcaaaaagaattaaataaaaatgataataccGACCAAAAATCCTTAAAAGGTTCCCGTAAAACGAAGGACTCATCATCTACTTCTGAAGAAGCAAAACATAAAGAACTCCTTGAAAATagtaaacaaaatttatacgATACATATATGAAAGTTGAACAAACTGCAAAAAAACATAACATAGAAATATTTACGATGGAATATGCTATGGAAAAATTGGCTAAGGGCGGTGGAGctaaaaagaataaaaataaatcgcCAAATTTTATCAgtactattatttatacttcCGGAACATCAGGACAACCCAAAGGTGTTATGTTAAGtaacaaaaatttatataatgcaGTTTTAGAATCTGATAATTCCAAATTACTTGATTTCTTTCCAACAAAATTTCATTTATCTTATCTACCTATGTCACATGTATTAGAAAGAATAGTTATATACTTTTGTATATCGAGAGGGAtttcaataaatatatttagtaacgatataaattatttcagTACTGATATGCTAGGATCAGAAGCAAGTGTAATAGTTGGTGTTcctaaaatttttaataaaatttacagTGGTATACAAACAGAAATAGCTAACCTTTCGTCAGCAAAAAGATTCTTTGTAAACAAAGCGCTAGACATACGTAGATCACATCGACATGGTAAACTTGATCGCTTTGTTGAATCGATCACAGGtatttctaaaaaaataagaaataaaataaacccAACATTGAAAATGTTTCTTAATGGTGGTGGAAAATTATCATCCGATGTTGAAAAAGAGTTATCTCTTCTATTAgatattgatatatatcaaGGGTTTGGTATGACCGAAACAGCTGGTCCAATTTTCGTACAAGACCCTAGAGATAAAAGTGATAATACTGTTGGTGGACCTCATGTAAAGTCTGTTGAATATAAAGTATCAACATGGGAAACATATGATGCTAAATCCAAACCACCAAAAGGAGAGCTATTAATTAAAAGCGATCAATTATTTAGAGGATATTTCTTAAAAGATGATTTAACAAAAAGTTCATATGCAAaagataattattttaaaacagGTGATGTTGTACAAATTAATCAAAATGGATCTATCACATTTTTAGATAGATCTAAAGGTTTACTTAAGTTATCTCAAGgtgaatatatagaaacagaaactataaataatttatattcaatgattccatatattaattattgtGTAGCATATGCTGATGATACAATGGATGGACCTATGGCAATTTTATCtgttgataaaaatttgttttcacaacatttagaaaatgatggtatatttgataaattaaatataactaGAAAAGAGTTTGTGGATAAAGTACTAGATGAAGAAgttaataaacaaaaagaatatgttgattatattaaaaaagatatgTTAGAAACctttaataaaacaaatttaagtAGATATAACTTaattaatgatatatatatcacaaTGGGAATATGGGATACATCCAATTATTTAACACCAACTTTTAAAGTAAAACGATTTAAATTAATCAATGATTACGATTTTTACTTCCAAAAGGTGAAATCCAAATATAAAGACAAACTAAAAGGTCAAAAAGCTCCTGCAAAAAGTTAA
- a CDS encoding RING zinc finger protein, putative — MGIINSTPNNNIDDDYENNNTRSFQFNPPIISRTSSDQLYDLPPQGPNINVQRTSVVRNYVNLRRKTLQIINDGNNVYLINFFFDALYDVEISIHFCCKEGYTERRELFYSPGKYKTITKVFPKEINQMYISQPDEGINLNLFDINDLKSKPNYEYIIPILIVLKAIGTPVPQAQYNYAYLEEKGTKENQKSAKEYRIVLYRQKIQFANKYFEVQEIFGIEKSNTPQPNPVDASLSGKECVICLTEERNTAILPCRHMCLCNTCANIVRMQNTKCPICRQDVKGLLQIAVDNKKGLPIE; from the exons ATGGGAATAATCAATTCTACcccaaataataatatagatgatgattatgaaaataataat ACAAGATCGTTCCAATTTAATCCCCCTATCATTAGT AGAACAAGCAGTGACCAATTGTATGACCTACCGCCCCAAGGaccaaatataaatgtccAAAGGACCTCTGTAGTTCGAAACTATGTAAATTTACGAAGAAAGACATTGCAAATTATTAATGATGGGAATaatgtttatttaataaattttttttttgacgCTCTTTATGACGTTGAAATATCAATCCATTTTTGTTGCAAAGAAGGATATACAGAAAGACGAGAATTATT TTACTCTCCagggaaatataaaactattACAAAAGTATTTCCgaaagaaataaatcaaatgtATATAAGCCAACCCGATGAAGGAATTAacttaaatttatttgatataaaCGATTTAAAATCGAAAccaaattatgaatatataataccaATTTTGATAGTTCTTAAAGCTATAGGTACACCAGTACCTCAGGCCCAATATAATTATGCGTATTTAGAAGAAAAAGGCACAAAAGAAAACCAAAAATCAGCAAAAGAATATCGAATTGTTCTTTATAGgcaaaaaatacaatttgcaaataaatattttgaggTTCAAGAGATTTTTGGAAttgaaaaatcaaataCTCCCCAGCCCAACCCAGTTGATGCTTCTCTCTCTGGAAa agaATGCGTAATTTGCCTTACAGAAGAACGAAACACTGCTATATTGCCATGTAGGCATATGTGTCTTTGCAATACg tgtGCTAATATTGTTAGGATGCAAAACACAAAATGCCCTATTTGTAGGCAAG ATGTTAAGGGATTGCTGCAAATTGCAGTTGACAACAAAAAGGGATTACCTATTGAATAA